One genomic region from Babylonia areolata isolate BAREFJ2019XMU unplaced genomic scaffold, ASM4173473v1 tig00004834_1, whole genome shotgun sequence encodes:
- the LOC143278192 gene encoding baculoviral IAP repeat-containing protein 3-like, with amino-acid sequence MGSSYLPDLKNFEYKSMRLASLGNFPAELDVSRIKLADAGFYSIDDKGSVKCYSCSIVYSDWKKGDKPLEVHKRISPECQHVLEVWSSSDSTPTLRPGQQQESQQESKNDLQCDAEAYHPVSGPPPASTSASASFSFTSADLQGISSLSISVPQKSISVNINNTVPSRPNVSQGSSSADSTRPTRPMFPVRGLDLQLAVYPMYSQKETRVRTFRNIPWDEMRCPPLMEIVNSGMYYAGYEDCVRCFYCGLGLKRWEPEDDVWEAHATWRGECEYLRRVKGDTFVQNIWTRNDPAFGRTEVDSILNRSGGGPNNTTANGGSTGTCSGSSDAGGNNTTSGGGSSNNNGEANTNEVVAATANETVAAATTNETVAAATTNETVATATTNETTAATTNETVATATTNKTTATTINEAVTMTANEALAATVVRSKNKNVEKMFKCRICKNAGQELLFLPCGHIWKSWKSNQRTVNTQKDFSSTLGFPSKRKGVST; translated from the exons atgggtagttCGTATCTTCCAGACTTAAAAAACTTTGAATACAAATCCATGCGACTTGCGAGCTTGGGGAACTTTCCGGCAGAGTTGGACGTGTCTCGGATCAAGCTGGCAGATGCGGGATTCTACTCTATCGATGACAAGGGCAGCGTGAAATGTTATAGCTGCTCCATAGTCTATTCGGACTGGAAAAAAGGAGACAAACCGCTGGAAGTGCACAAACGCATATCGCCCGAGTGTCAGCACGTGTTAGAGGTGTGGTCTTCTTCCGACAGCACGCCGACTCTCCGACCGGGACAGCAACAGGAATCACAACAAGAATCTAAAAATGATTTGCAATGTGATGCTGAAGCATACCATCCAGTCTCTGGTCCTCCTCCTGCTTccacttctgcttctgcttctttttccttCACTTCAGCCGATTTACAGGGAATTTCATCACTGAGCATCAGTGTACCACAAAAATCTATATCagtgaacatcaacaacactgtacCTTCCAGACCCAATGTTTCACAGGGATCTTCATCCGCAGATTCTACTAGACCCACCAGACCCATGTTTCCCGTTCGAGGATTAGACTTGCAGTTGGCGGTCTATCCCATGTATTCGCAAAAAGAGACAAGAGTGCGAACTTTCAGAAACATACCGTGGGACGAAATGAGGTGTCCACCGTTGATGGAAATTGTGAATTCCGGGATGTACTACGCAG GTTACGAAGACTGTGTGAGGTGCTTTTACTGCGGACTTGGCTTGAAACGGTGGGAACCCGAAGACGACGTTTGGGAGGCGCACGCGACATGGAGGGGCGAGTGCGAATACCTGAGACGTGTAAAAGGGGATACGTTCGTCCAGAACATCTGGACGAGAAACGACCCGGCGTTCGGTCGCACAGAAGTCGACTCCATATTGAACAGGAGCGGCGGGGGCCCCAACAACACCACTGCGAACGGTGGCTCAACCGGCACTTGCAGTGGGTCCAGCGACGCAGGTGGAAATAACACTACGTCCGGCGGTGGGAGTTCCAACAACAACGGAGaag CAAATACCAACGAGGTCGTCGCCGCCACAGCCAACGAGACCGTCGCCGCTGCCACAACCAACGAGACCGTCGCCGCTGCCACAACCAACGAGACCGTTGCCACTGCCACGACTAACGAGACCACCGCTGCCACAACCAACGAGACCGTTGCCACTGCCACGACTAACAAGACCACCGCTACCACAATCAACGAGGCCGTCACCATGACCGCCAACGAAGCCCTCGCCGCCACAGTAGTCcggtcaaaaaacaaaaatgtcgaGAAGATGTTCAAGTGCAGGATCTGCAAAAATGCCGGACAGGAACTCTTGTTTCTCCCTTGCGGTCACAT ATGGAAATCATGGAAATCAAACCAAAGAACGGTGAATACTCAGAAAGACTTTTCCAGTACATTAGGTTTTCCCTCGAAACGCAAGGGAGTGTCAACCTGA
- the LOC143278190 gene encoding uncharacterized protein LOC143278190 isoform X6 has translation MTMILIPMKTILQKEGNRVASSQYNKLLAFSTFLKWLSEAKHFFLQKNNLASEVQNLHTHVKAAMVQFRASKKMRAIAINTETRPMDIQNDFETKNLMTSLACEDTWSDKTKARDVLMTLLAVGSISRLGAIRNMTVEQLHNAKTVEEDENLYRIDVTTHKTMKIYGAAGIYLSKDLKPHLQRYLDERPAESPWVFCTSTGKQISSSHAAYVFRKMTHTTATQMRKSVAVAHRESPAEVQNAISEAMLHSLIVHKESYAGKTHHSTVYKGLRAVGAVQTLQVVEEEPGPSGLNQSSMDDQPGPSVNQSSMDDQPGPSQTPVSPPPASARKQSPAPVSKSMGTLLRFQKPLKPVCAEEWPQKYTREERVLRAMYVFPKRNKFTPDQLQTAFKYLGAYRRQKSVPVELIKILRKNFTDFDDVFAEIKDKTIIDKVRAWPIDAALIF, from the exons ATGACGATGATATTGATTCCCATGAAAACGATTCTCCAAAAAGAAGGCAACAGAGTTGCATCAAGCCAATACAACAAACTATTGGCTTTCAGT ACTTTCTTAAAGTGGCTGTCGgaggcaaaacatttttttttacaaaaaaataaCTTGGCCTCCGAAGTGCAGAATTTGCACACACATGTCAAGGCCGCAATGGTCCAATTCCGAGCATCAAAAAAAATGCGTGCTATTGCGATAAACACGGAGACGAGAC CAATGGACATACAAAATGATTTTGAAACAAAAAATCTTATGACATCCCTGGCCTGTGAGGACACATGGTCTGACAAGACTAAGGCCAGGGATGTCCTTATGACGCTGCTCGCGGTCGGAAGCATCTCACGGCTGGGAGCCATCCGCAATATGACCGTCGAGCAGCTTCATAACGCCAAAACTGTGGAAGAGGATGAAAACCTTTACCGCATTGAT gTCACCACTCATAAAACTATGAAGATTTATGGAGCGGCTGGAATATATTTATCTAAAGACCTGAAACCACACCTGCAGCG ATACTTGGATGAGCGACCCGCAGAATCACCATGGGTTTTCTGCACATCAACAGGGAAACAAATCAGTTCTAGCCATGCAGCCTATGTGTTCAGAAAAATGACgcatacaacagcaacacaaatgcGAAAAAGTGTAGCTGTTGCA cATCGGGAGTCGCCGGCGGAGGTGCAGAACGCAATTTCAGAGGCCATGCTCCACAGCCTCATTGTACACAAAGAATCCTATGCTGgcaaaacacaccacagcacggtGTACAAGGGTCTGAGAGCTGTTGGAGCAG tgcaaACTCTGCAGGTCGTCGAAGAGGAGCCCGGGCCGTCGGGATTAAACCAGTCCTCAATGGACGACCAGCCCGGGCCGTCAGTAAACCAGTCCTCAATGGACGACCAGCCCGGGCCCTCGCAGACGCCTGTCTCACCTCCGCCGGCATCCGCTCGAAAACAGTCACCCGCTCCGGTGTCGA aatcCATGGGGACACTCCTCAGATTTCAAAAACCTTTAAAACCAGTTTGTGCTGAGGAGTGGCCCCAAAAATACACCAGGGAAGAGCGGGTGCTGCGAGCG atGTACGTCTTCCCGAAACGAAATAAATTCACCCCAGACCAACTCCAAACGGCTTTTAAATATTTAGGAGCATATCGGCGACAAAAAAGTGTGCCTGTAGAGCTTATCAAAATTTTACGAAAAAATTTTACCGATTTCGATGATGTTTTTGctgaaataaaagataaaacgaTAATAGATAAAGTGCGTGCATGGCCCATTGATGCAGCATtgatcttttaa